One genomic segment of Hordeum vulgare subsp. vulgare chromosome 2H, MorexV3_pseudomolecules_assembly, whole genome shotgun sequence includes these proteins:
- the LOC123428411 gene encoding probable arabinosyltransferase ARAD1, giving the protein MPPPPISGEIRRAAMKRPALLAVPAVLLLSLSFLLLRPSSSPPLLPSAHTTDPGRGRRLSVYVADLPRALNHGLLDLYWSLTSADARIPASSDPDHPPPRDHPPYPASPLIRQYSAEYWLLHSLLGPAAPASAVVRVVADWREADAVFVPFFATLSAEMELGWGATKGAFRRKEGNGDYRRQREVVDRVTAHPAWRRSGGRDHVFVLTDPMAMWHVRAEIAPAILLVVDFGGWYKLDSKSGGSNSSHMIQHTQVSLLKDVIVPYTHLLPTLHLSENMDRPTLLYFKGAKHRHRGGLVREKLWDLMANEPDVVMEEGFPNATGREQSIKGMRTSEFCLHPAGDTPSSCRLFDAVASLCIPVIVSDDIELPFEGMIDYTEFSIFVSVGNTMRPKWLTNYLRNISKQQKDDLRRNLARVQHIFEYENSQHDSWDSAPEDGAVNHIWKKIHQKLPMIQEAVTREKRKPEGASIPLRCHCT; this is encoded by the exons ATGCCGCCGCCTCCCATCTCAGGCGAGATCCGGAGGGCGGCCATGAAGCGCCCCGCCCTGCTCGCCGTCCCCGCCGTcctccttctctccctctccttcctcctcctccggccgtcctcctccccgcccctcctcccctccgCGCACACCACCGACCCCGGCCGCGGCCGCCGCCTCAGCGTCTACGTCGCCGACCTCCCGCGCGCGCTCAACCACGGCCTGCTCGACCTCTACTGGTCGCTTACCTCCGCCGACGCCCGCATCCCGGCCTCCTCCGACCCGGACCACCCGCCGCCGCGCGACCACCCGCCCTACCCCGCCAGCCCCCTCATCCGGCAGTACAGCGCCGAGTACTGGCTCCTGCACTCCCTCCTCGGCCCCGCCGCCCCCGCGTCCGCGGTGGTGAGGGTCGTCGCCGACTGGAGGGAGGCCGACGCCGTGTTCGTGCCCTTCTTCGCCACGCTCTCCGCGGAGATGGAGCTCGGCTGGGGCGCCACCAAGGGCGCCTTCCGCAGGAAAGAGGGGAACGGCGACTACCGCCGCCAGCGGGAGGTCGTCGACCGCGTCACCGCCCACCCAGCCTGGCGCCGGTCCGGCGGCCGCGACCACGTCTTCGTCCTCACAG ACCCTATGGCAATGTGGCATGTTCGGGCGGAGATTGCTCCAGCAATTCTACTGGTGGTTGATTTTGGCGGCTGGTACAAACTCGATTCAAAATCTGGAGGCAGCAACTCTTCTCATATGATACAGCACACTCAAGTGTCATTGCTTAAAGATGTCATTGTGCCTTACACACATTTGCTCCCTACCCTGCACCTGTCCGAAAATATGGATCGCCCCACTCTCTTGTACTTCAAAGGAGCCAAACACAGGCATCGG GGTGGTTTGGTGCGTGAAAAATTGTGGGActtgatggctaatgagcctgatgTTGTCATGGAGGAAGGTTTTCCTAATGCCACAGGACGTGAACAGTCAATAAAAGGGATGCGGACATCAGAATTCTGCTTGCACCCAGCTGGTGACACCCCAAGTTCATGTCGTCTATTTGACGCTGTTGCAAGTCTTTGCATACCAGTCATTGTCAGCGATGACATTGAGCTTCCTTTCGAAGGGATGATTGACTACACAGAGTTCTCCATTTTTGTGTCAGTTGGTAACACAATGAGACCCAAATGGCTAACAAACTACCTAAGGAATATCTCCAAGCAGCAGAAGGATGATTTGAGAAGAAACCTGGCCCGAGTCCAGCACATCTTTGAGTACGAAAACAGTCAGCACGATAGCTGGGACTCCGCCCCAGAAGATGGTGCTGTGAACCATATATGGAAGAAGATTCATCAGAAGTTGCCGATGATTCAAGAAGCAGTCACCCGGGAGAAGCGGAAGCCAGAAGGCGCATCAATCCCACTTCGGTGCCATTGTACATGA